A stretch of the Candidatus Jettenia sp. AMX2 genome encodes the following:
- a CDS encoding beta-ketoacyl-[acyl-carrier-protein] synthase family protein: MNKRVVITGVGMITPIGSGKDTFWNALISGVSGVDIVTCIDTSEYKVHKGCEVKNFNYNDYRKNGVLKQIGKGSQFGIAATKLAIDDGKLDLEKIDLERIGVSVGTTAGEIQILEKVNYIRHKEGEDKVDPYLFLMHPCNNIPANIAIEFGFKGPNTIIPTACAAGNYAIGYAFDLIKFGRVDLMVAGGSDPFSKVAYTGFARLGAIAPEICQPFDKNRKGMMVGEGAGILLLESLDHALQRNAHIYAEIIGYGLSCDAYHITIPHPDGEGVVSAMKKALKSANLKPEDVQYISAHGTGTPANDKAETISIKKVFGEKPAHLAISSIKSMIGHTMGAASAIEAITCALAIQNAIIPPTINYETPDPECDLDYVPNVMRRQGVVVALNNAHAFGGNNSCLVVKKFTE, encoded by the coding sequence ATGAATAAACGCGTTGTTATAACAGGCGTAGGGATGATTACCCCTATAGGATCAGGGAAAGACACCTTCTGGAACGCCCTCATTTCAGGCGTATCCGGCGTTGATATTGTTACGTGCATTGATACCTCAGAATATAAGGTTCATAAAGGATGCGAGGTTAAGAATTTCAACTACAATGATTATAGAAAGAACGGTGTTCTCAAACAAATTGGTAAAGGATCACAATTTGGAATAGCAGCTACAAAACTTGCCATTGACGATGGAAAGCTTGACCTGGAAAAAATTGATTTAGAAAGAATAGGGGTTTCTGTAGGGACAACTGCCGGAGAAATACAGATTCTTGAAAAAGTTAATTACATCAGACACAAAGAGGGTGAAGATAAGGTTGATCCGTATCTTTTTCTGATGCATCCCTGCAATAATATCCCTGCTAACATCGCAATTGAATTTGGATTTAAAGGACCAAATACAATTATTCCAACCGCATGCGCAGCCGGGAACTATGCGATAGGCTATGCCTTTGATTTAATTAAATTCGGAAGGGTCGATCTGATGGTTGCCGGGGGATCTGATCCTTTCTCGAAAGTAGCATATACAGGATTCGCAAGGTTAGGTGCTATTGCCCCGGAGATATGTCAGCCGTTTGATAAAAACAGAAAAGGTATGATGGTTGGTGAAGGTGCCGGAATTCTCCTTTTGGAATCACTTGATCATGCATTACAGAGGAACGCACATATCTATGCTGAGATTATTGGTTACGGCCTTAGCTGCGATGCCTATCATATTACCATTCCCCATCCTGACGGCGAAGGTGTGGTTTCGGCAATGAAAAAGGCCCTTAAGAGCGCAAATCTAAAGCCTGAGGATGTTCAGTATATCAGTGCTCATGGTACAGGAACGCCTGCCAATGATAAAGCAGAGACGATCTCTATCAAAAAGGTGTTTGGAGAAAAACCTGCACATCTGGCAATCAGCTCAATAAAATCCATGATTGGCCATACAATGGGAGCCGCAAGTGCTATTGAAGCTATTACTTGTGCTTTGGCTATCCAGAATGCAATTATTCCTCCTACCATAAATTACGAAACGCCCGATCCGGAATGTGACCTGGATTATGTACCCAATGTTATGAGAAGACAAGGAGTGGTTGTTGCACTCAATAACGCTCATGCGTTTGGTGGAAATAATAGCTGTCTGGTCGTTAAGAAATTTACGGAGTAA
- the fabZ gene encoding 3-hydroxyacyl-ACP dehydratase FabZ: MIHFEEIRSLLPQKYPFIFIDKVVEYEEGKRIICIKNVSCNEPVFVGHFPDFAIMPGVLIIEAMAQASIILFKKSLAVQNGNDTVFLLASIGNARFTKPVFPGDRLHIEITVEKIVSKGAIVQAIVKVDEKSAAKATLTFGIAEKSTLI, from the coding sequence ATGATACATTTTGAGGAAATCAGGTCCCTACTTCCGCAAAAATATCCCTTTATATTTATTGATAAAGTCGTGGAGTATGAAGAAGGGAAAAGAATTATTTGTATAAAAAACGTTTCATGCAATGAACCGGTTTTTGTCGGGCATTTTCCTGATTTTGCTATCATGCCTGGGGTGTTGATCATTGAAGCGATGGCCCAGGCATCCATTATCCTATTTAAGAAAAGCCTTGCCGTGCAAAACGGCAACGATACGGTTTTCTTGCTGGCATCGATTGGTAACGCACGCTTTACAAAGCCCGTTTTTCCCGGCGATCGGCTTCACATAGAAATAACGGTTGAAAAGATTGTATCCAAGGGAGCTATCGTACAGGCAATAGTAAAGGTTGATGAAAAATCCGCAGCCAAAGCTACTTTAACATTTGGAATCGCGGAGAAAAGCACACTAATATAA
- a CDS encoding phosphopantetheine-binding protein: MNAEEIEKGVTAIVAEVTELDENEIWNKRDANFFKDLEIDSLLALEILALIEKKFKVQIPEEKLVDITSLSATIDLTKSVLAENGKLTS; encoded by the coding sequence TTGAACGCTGAAGAGATTGAAAAAGGTGTAACCGCAATTGTTGCAGAGGTTACAGAGTTGGACGAGAATGAAATCTGGAATAAAAGGGATGCTAATTTCTTTAAGGATCTTGAAATCGATTCCCTTTTAGCTCTTGAGATACTTGCGCTTATTGAAAAGAAGTTTAAGGTGCAGATACCTGAAGAAAAGCTTGTTGATATTACATCATTAAGTGCTACTATTGATCTGACAAAATCTGTTTTGGCAGAAAACGGGAAATTAACATCTTGA
- a CDS encoding radical SAM protein, translating into MRITEIFKSIQGETSYSGKPCTFIRITGCNLRCTYCDTSYAYEEGCELSVNSILEDVDRFGTKLICITGGEPLSNADTLFLIKELLKKNYTVLVETNGSYDIRILPPDVIKIMDIKCPGSNMSHFMHWPNVKHLKRLDEVKFVLTSRKDYDWAKEVIQKYRLSRVTNVLIGTACPSVNSVNPASVVQWILEDNLDVRFQLQIHKHIWDPETRGV; encoded by the coding sequence GTGAGAATTACTGAAATATTCAAAAGCATACAAGGAGAAACATCATACTCAGGGAAACCCTGTACCTTCATACGTATTACAGGTTGTAACCTGCGATGTACCTATTGTGATACTTCCTACGCCTATGAGGAGGGATGTGAACTCTCTGTAAATTCCATCCTTGAAGATGTTGATCGTTTCGGGACAAAATTAATTTGTATAACCGGCGGAGAACCTTTATCAAATGCGGACACACTATTCTTAATAAAAGAGTTGCTGAAAAAAAACTATACGGTACTCGTTGAGACAAACGGAAGTTACGATATTCGTATTCTACCTCCCGATGTTATAAAGATTATGGATATTAAGTGTCCGGGTAGCAATATGAGCCATTTCATGCATTGGCCAAATGTCAAACATCTTAAACGCCTTGATGAGGTTAAGTTTGTCTTAACATCAAGGAAAGACTATGACTGGGCAAAGGAGGTAATACAAAAATACCGTTTATCCAGAGTGACGAATGTATTAATCGGTACAGCCTGCCCTTCTGTTAATTCTGTTAATCCGGCATCCGTGGTTCAATGGATTCTCGAAGATAATCTTGACGTGAGATTTCAGTTACAAATACATAAACACATATGGGATCCGGAAACGAGAGGTGTTTAA
- the queC gene encoding 7-cyano-7-deazaguanine synthase QueC, which translates to MKDLAIVLVSGGMDSCVTAAIANLEYQLAFLHVNYGQRTESRELKAFNDIASYYDIPGERILISTIDCLRKIGGSSLTDRDMDVQSITMDSAEIPSSYVPFRNTLFLTIAVAWGEVIGARKIFIGAVEQDSPNYPDCRPVYYEVFNELIRVGTKPATFIEVETPLISLNKSGIVKKGVSLKAPLHLTWSCYKNTDKACGVCHSCFQRLKAFQEAGMTDTIPYCR; encoded by the coding sequence ATGAAAGATTTAGCCATTGTGCTGGTTAGTGGCGGCATGGACAGTTGCGTAACGGCTGCAATTGCAAACTTAGAATATCAACTTGCATTTTTACATGTAAACTATGGTCAGCGTACAGAATCAAGGGAACTGAAGGCATTTAATGATATTGCATCATACTATGATATTCCCGGAGAAAGGATTCTCATATCTACTATTGATTGCTTACGAAAAATTGGAGGTTCAAGTTTAACAGACCGGGATATGGATGTGCAAAGCATAACGATGGATAGTGCCGAAATTCCTTCTTCTTACGTCCCTTTCCGGAATACCCTTTTTTTGACAATTGCCGTTGCCTGGGGTGAAGTTATTGGTGCAAGAAAAATATTTATTGGTGCTGTGGAACAGGATAGTCCGAACTATCCTGATTGCAGACCGGTTTATTATGAAGTTTTTAATGAATTGATCCGTGTCGGAACAAAACCTGCAACTTTTATAGAGGTGGAGACACCCCTCATATCTTTGAATAAATCCGGTATTGTAAAAAAAGGGGTTTCTCTGAAGGCGCCTTTGCATTTAACCTGGTCATGTTATAAAAATACAGACAAAGCATGCGGCGTATGCCACAGTTGCTTCCAGCGCTTAAAAGCCTTTCAGGAAGCAGGTATGACAGACACCATTCCTTATTGCCGGTAG